The window taacaccacatatcaaattcatactccgtgcgcactacatcattcaccaataacaactcactcgtcccgcgaatttcatttatacgtgcaatataatccttaaccaggaatttccttattcgagtcatcctcgatctcaacttctgtaagtcatagctaacccacaagtatgcctcagaccaaaattaaaatttaacacctaaccatgaaatcaaattgtcaatagcagactctcccacttggctcaaagccataggttaaaacattccataaatcacaataccaatactcccttactgccataatgccacagtcagtccaattaaacttcttcccaagttcatacaacgccaaccataaaaatacctcaatcatccgctaagctcgtattcatcctcttaacacacaagtcaactttctcaactagattcagattcaaatctcaacccatacaccccgtcggcagaaaagtaactctctactcacatcataaggaatacacctacgtagattactccgcaggggataacccacctacttagcctcaaactggaatcttgttataccctttcacagtcataattactatgcaatcacatagtctatctgagtccaaactcattaaccagacatgagagtttggtttgtcctaaaatttaacaatgtgatagatccttcaaaacattcattactCGAGACTGTTTGTCACATCaaatcgaaaatcaagcacccaatggccttttcctttacatttcaaggaaacacttctcgttataTTCCAATcttcttaacacatcccgcggttacatcatacccatcacaccgccattccaccgctcatcgagccacaaattccactgtaaGGTCATTAcaggacatataagtccaattgtacgagttacaactaaagctaccgagcttaagctgcggtctaaacctagcctcaatTCCTCCAAActtgcccatcaccaaaacatagaatactcatctcgaacttcgttcatggaatcataagccggcgatgcacagctgataccgagcgctcatgtgcgcatacgaatacatggaaggaattcaaagagttctgtcttaagctgaatcaatctcgcacgataaggaaagaaatatgggaagtatatatcctaaatgacctgtagtctctcgaagataagtatggacgtcatcataccgatccgcaagactctactagacacttgcccatgacttgtagaacctatgaacctagggctctgataccaccttgtcacgacccaaaatcccactagtcgtgatggcacctaacccaacccattaggtaagccaatttctaactatccaattccaatgaaattaattaaaagaaaatatctaaaaccaatacatctccccaaagaactggtagtacaaatcatgagcttctaagaatagagtatacaaagcaaaaataaaataaatacatagtctgtttgaataatacataaacagagcttttataaatctaaggctaccctgaacaagaggcagatacaacaggaacgcaggtacatcttcagatcccgcaaccatcgagcacagcaacaacaacagccaacatctgcacgcaatatgcagaagtgtagtatcagtacaaccgaccccatgtactgagtaagtaacaaacctagccgtaggttgaaagtagtgacgagcttccaccaaggtcggatccaaaaccaatagtccacaacaatccataacaacataaagcaaataataccagaagtaactcagggataaaatactcagccaaataatgatttcaaaaaaaatatagtagttctttctttcaaatacatcagtgaaaaccctaatcatttgccgaagttgccaataatatgaatagtttgaaaataataaatttctccaaaaatcttctcaataataaataatatgtttcgtTTTCCTTcaggataacccgtgtaaaacaaatgcatcactatgcccatctgtcaaaaatgtgtgagaaatcataaatgatgtgatgttgtacagcatgagaaaaaatacatctctatgcatgtatgtcatgtgtgcatgccaatgcgatgcaattcagtgataaaatcataaacagcccctcgggcagaacatcactcatatacagcccctcgg is drawn from Nicotiana tomentosiformis chromosome 12, ASM39032v3, whole genome shotgun sequence and contains these coding sequences:
- the LOC104121390 gene encoding uncharacterized protein isoform X1, giving the protein MKRSIEGFNQLNTADEVAKAKLKQKHLLNEFLELQKEFVSKKRKLQAAKQRRDIILGEILCWLLLLLCSMVAGSEDVPAFLLYLPLVQGSLRFIKALFMYYSNRLCIYFIFALYTLFLEAHDLYYQFFGEMYWF